The DNA segment CCTCATCGGGCCGAGGGTTTGGAGCAGCCCCTTCCCCTCTATCTGGAGGAATATCTGCGTTCGGGATGTTCCCAAAGCAGGGGAGAGCAACCTCAGCGCAGACGGGTTGGACCGGTCCGGTCTGCGTCTCGGCGGACCGGGTAGCTGCCCTATTGGTGGTTCCGCCCAAGGCCTTTTATGCTCCTTGTGTCTCCCGGACATCCAAGCTTCCGTCGCGACATAGTGGTTGGCTCGCTGGAGCATTTCCGAGACAGCGGTGGGGGGTCGttccacgagggaccagaagaacctaGAGGGACGGAGACCCGCCATGAATGCCTACATCAATAAAGAGGGGTGAGCACCTGATAAGCCCCGGATTTCGATGGTGAATCGGTTCACAAAACGAGAAAGGGGTTCGTCCTCCTTTTGGTTCAGCCTAAGGAGTAGGGTGATGGATGGCTTCGGTCGAGCCAAAGCCAAGAAGTTGAGCTCGAactccttggcgagctggtcgaaggaggtgATTCACCCGATCTTCAAGTCGCTGTACTAAGTGCGAGCCGAGCCTTTCAGGGTCGTGGGAAACGCCCTACACATCAGagcatcagaggttccgtatagcgccatctgagcccgaaaggCGGCCACGTGGTCCGCGGGGTCGGTGGTGCCATCGTAAGCGTCCAGGGAGGGGAGTCGAAAGCTTGCGAGCACCGACTGATCCCGTATTTCGATCGCGAACGACGACCCCCAGTGCGCATCGTCCCCAGGCTCTCCCTTTGAGGTACGGGACCTCTCTTTGTATTTCTTCGAGTCGTTGACTAAGAAAGTGCAGTTGGGCTCGGAAAGAGCCCACTAATTCTGAAGACATCGCCTCATGCTCGGGTCGACCGGCAGGGTTGCCTCCCGCCTGATTTCCCAGGGGAAACACTCGGGCCTGGGGTGAACCGGGGGGTGCCGAGGTGGCTGCGTGAATAGGTGCAAGTGGGTCCAATCGACGCGTAGGCTGGGCCACCGATGGGTTTGTTGTATGGGAAATGAGCGGGATTACCGTCTGCACCATTCCCGCCAAGGTCCGGACCTGAAGAGCAAGGTCGTGGAAGGCTTCAGATGACACGGGCGAGGGGACGCTCGGAGCGCCGTCGGGAGGAAGCAGGCCCAGGTCATTGAACAGACGCCAGTAGCGTTCTGAGGTCGTGGTGGGATCGTCAGCCTGTGGCTCGTTGCGCGAGGGGCGCTCGGCCGGTACCCCTGTTAAAAACGATCCCTCAGCTGGGGCTTCGTCGGGGTCGGTTagaggatccctcgacattcggccCTCCTAGCGCCAATCTATCGGTGTGAACAACCttatgtcgtggcctcggggccgacgcggcttgtgtCGGGTCCGAATGACGGGGGGTCTCGTTGTTGCTGAAGTGGCCGGTCGCGGGGATCAGATCGCGTCGGGGTTCGTCGGGGCATTCCGTAGAGCAGGCCTCCTCTGCTCTGCGTCCCGGGGGCGCTAACCTCGTCTtctcacctgcacacaggtcgggtcggaagctcggcccgacccctccgacgatcaagttagtgatgtgaAGTGATATGTTTGCGCGTGTTTTTTTCTTCCTCCTTGCCCCTCTTAGGAGCAGGGTTTTTATAGGGTGATTTACCGTGTCTGATGTGCCTGCTTGTAGGGAgcaggtagcgtctgacactagcgctggcgtggcgtgaaggaccgagtCTGAGCAGATCGTTAATGAGCTTCGGTCTGCGTTCTGGTTCGTTTGACCAGGTTCCGCCGGGTCGGTTGAGGTGTGAGGCGTCGTCTGGGACAGCTGACGTCTGCCCGGGTCTTGTCACCATTTATTACCCTCGTCAATTTACAACCACATCTTTACAATTTACGATCTCAACTTACAacttccttctcctctttctcttctcctctcaCCCTCTTCCTCTTCGTTAAGGGAACTCGTCTTGAAGGATAATATATCTGGGGTCGATGAGCATAGACTGATCGAGGAGAGAGAAAGGGACATGGATCGACAAGAGAGAGGTAGGTTGAGGAGCAACAAGCGACAACAGAGAGCACCGAGTATCAACAATGACCACAGGCATCGATTGCagagatatgaaaaaaaaaaaaaaggtaaaatcaAAATAAGAgagattatgaataataaaatatttttattaatattttaagatATTATGAATAGTAAAGGACTGTCAACAGTAAAAGGAGATTCTAAATAGTAAACTCTATCGCGTAATTATTTCTAAAATTGGTCCAAAATGTCGAAAAATGAACCTCGATTAACTTCGAACCCACATGTCATACAACCAAAATCTGACTTAAACTATTGAACGGGATTATAATGTTCTTCTGCTTACATTAACTTGCAAATCACTTATAATTCATTCATATCGAACCAGAAAGATGATGTTGAAGTGAACAACCAAAATAAATGTAGCTCGTTAGGAACTTGCATTTCACAAGATTCTAAACTAGCTGTAAGACTCTCTCATGAAGAGAAGAAGGCAAGATTACTCTACTCGCACATGCAAGCCAAACTGAGCAGTGAAATGATCACAATGGAAAGAAAGAGCAGGGATTGACAAGAACAACCAACCTGGATCAGTACAAACTCTGATGATCATATGTTGAATTCACTTGAACTCCAAGTCTGTCAATCAATTCGATCACTCGGTGCCATGTTTAACCTTCCTTCTCTTGATCGCCGTCGCATCGTTGGTCTTCGTCTTCTCTGATTTGTTCTTGGTCCTCTTCATCCTGTTTTGCTCATCGCCGATGGCATCGAGCGCACCCTCATCTTGTTCGTGCTCATCTTCGGCACCtcgttcttcctcctcctcctcctcatcgtcgGAACCCTCAGTTCTGATACCGAACTGCGTCGCCCGGTAGAGGGGCAATGCCAACGACTCGGTCGCTTTCAGATGAAGGCACTTCACGTTCTTCCACTTATTCGGCACGTGCCCGACGACGCCCTCGATGGCGGCCAACACGTTGTCGATGACCTCATCCCTCCCCAGGGAAGCCCGACCCACCTTGACCAGGCTACAAGTGCCCGGCCCCAGATGGAAGAGCGTCGACCCGCATACCCGCCGGAGCTCCTCCGGCCACGAGCGGAGGGCGAGGTCGAGCGGCACGGGGGTCTTgtttttgctcttcttcttcttcttgctgaaGAAGAGGTTACCGAGGAGGGAAGGGAAGAGGGGGGCGAGGCGGCTGTCGGCGAGGAAGAGGTCGTGGGAGCCCGCGAGGGAGCGGCAGAGGGAGCGGAGCTCGGAGAGGCCCAGAACGTTGGAAACGGGGAGTGCGAGATCGCGGACTTGGGCGCGGGCAGCGGCGGGGGAGAGGGCGGACTTGGGGCGGTCGTCgacgaggaggcaggcgaaggaGTGGGGGGAGCGGGGGAGGGGGACGCGGAAGGCGAAGGGGCGACCGCGGTGGGGGATCTTCTTGAGCGTGAGGACCAGGTAAACGAAGTCGTCGTCGGCTTCGTCGTGGAGGCGGCGCTTCGTGTTGGAGGAGCGGAGGAGCCACTTGAGAAGGGCGTCCACCGCGCGGGCGACGGCGTCCCGCC comes from the Musa acuminata AAA Group cultivar baxijiao chromosome BXJ2-8, Cavendish_Baxijiao_AAA, whole genome shotgun sequence genome and includes:
- the LOC103994706 gene encoding uncharacterized protein LOC103994706, with protein sequence MPSQQRPTPASRVGRDAVARAVDALLKWLLRSSNTKRRLHDEADDDFVYLVLTLKKIPHRGRPFAFRVPLPRSPHSFACLLVDDRPKSALSPAAARAQVRDLALPVSNVLGLSELRSLCRSLAGSHDLFLADSRLAPLFPSLLGNLFFSKKKKKSKNKTPVPLDLALRSWPEELRRVCGSTLFHLGPGTCSLVKVGRASLGRDEVIDNVLAAIEGVVGHVPNKWKNVKCLHLKATESLALPLYRATQFGIRTEGSDDEEEEEEERGAEDEHEQDEGALDAIGDEQNRMKRTKNKSEKTKTNDATAIKRRKVKHGTE